Proteins encoded by one window of Amaranthus tricolor cultivar Red isolate AtriRed21 chromosome 4, ASM2621246v1, whole genome shotgun sequence:
- the LOC130811022 gene encoding uncharacterized protein LOC130811022: MEFLMKMNPKYQHIRSNILMMKELPSAAEAYRILMQKQTHQEQSKKSMNENQETPIACRVDKRKHGEKEKFIQNKRGSYYCDHYKMYGHSMESCWKIHGYPTNYIPNTWKKEGSNKVSVVQGHSTHANSNAEPKLTQEQYNKLMCLLSKHTSQTEEKDHSIAASAHHEGAFDEAFASW, translated from the exons ATGGAATTTTTAATGAAGATGAACCCTAAATACCAACATATTAGGAGTAACATCTTAATGATGAAAGAGTTACCCTCAGCAGCTGAAGCATATAGAATCTTGATGCAAAAACAAACACATCAAGAGCAAAGTAAAAAGTCTATGAATGAGAATCAAGAAACTCCCATTGCTTGTAGAGTTGATAAAAGAAAGCATGGTGAGAAGGAAAAGTTCATTCAGAACAAGAGAGGGTCTTATTACTGTGACCATTACAAAATGTATGGACATAGTATGGAAAGCTGCTGGAAAATTCATGGGTATCCTACCAACTATATACCTAATACATGGAAAAAGGAAGGATCTAACAAAGTCAGTGTTGTTCAAGGACATTCAACTCATGCAAACAGTAATGCTGAACCAAAATTGACCCAGGAACAATACAACAAATTGATGTGTCTTCTCAGCAAACACACAAGTCAGACAGAGGAAAAGGATCATTCCATAGCAGCCTCTGCACATCATGAAG GAGCCTTTGATGAAGCCTTTGCTTCTTGGTAG
- the LOC130811077 gene encoding uncharacterized protein LOC130811077, with amino-acid sequence MSRGNQRETDRQRAAARNSKKSGKTKDDGLTPEQRRERDAKALQEKATKKAAQAAGGGNIGGEQILYHQQSSKVTVRESDRQSISVSL; translated from the exons ATGTCTC GTGGCAATCAGAGGGAAACCGATCGTCAAAGAGCTGCCGCTCGGAACAGCAAAAAGAGCGGCAAAACTAAAGATGACGGATTGACACCTGAACAGCGCCGCGAAAG GGATGCGAAGGCGCTTCAAGAGAAGGCAACCAAGAAGGCAGCACAGGCGGCAGGAGGTGGAAACATTGGAG GAGAGCAAATTCTTTATCATCAACAGTCCAGCAAGGTCACGGTGAGGGAAAGTGACAGACAATCTATATCTGTATCGCTTTGA
- the LOC130810206 gene encoding pyruvate dehydrogenase E1 component subunit alpha-3, chloroplastic → MSSSLVAPKIMQPLNFRSNEKPMFDSIKCFTPRTSFLGSAEKFRLCSRLHFLGSRHFRSVSTNVVAVSEAVKERKSKNASSPSNLLITKEEGLVLYEDMVLGRVFEDMCAQMYYRGKMFGFVHLYNGQEAVSTGFIKLLKQSDSVVSTYRDHVHALSKGVPAREVMSELFGKATGCCRGQGGSMHMFSKEHNLLGGFAFIGEGIPVATGAAFTSRYKREVLKENCDDVTVAFFGDGTCNNGQFFECLNMAALWKLPIIFVVENNLWAIGMSHLRATSDPAIWKKGPAFGMPGVHVDGMDVLKVREVAKEAVDRARRGEGPTLVECETYRFRGHSLADPDELRDPTEKARYSSRDPIAALKKYLFENNLATEADLKAIEKKIEEMIDDAVDFADESPAPLRSQLLENVFADPKGFGIAPDGTYRCEDPKFTEGTAQV, encoded by the exons ATGTCTTCTTCTCTTGTTGCACCAAAAATCATGCAACCCCTTAATTTTAGATCTAATGAAAAACCCATGTTTGATTCTATCAAATGTTTTACCCCAAGAACATCTTTTCTTGGATCTGCTGAAAAATTTCGCCTCTGTTCTCGATTACACTTTCTAGGTTCTCGCCATTTTCGATCCGTTTCTACTAATGTGGTTGCTGTTTCGGAGGCTGTAAAGGAAAGGAAGTCTAAAAATGCATCTTCTCCTTCAAATTTG TTGATCACAAAGGAGGAAGGTCTTGTGCTTTATGAGGACATGGTTTTGGGTAGAGTGTTTGAGGACATGTGTGCCCAGATGTACTATAGAGGGAAAATGTTTGGATTTGTACATTTATACAATGGGCAAGAGGCTGTCTCAACTGGGTTTATTAAGTTATTAAAACAGTCTGATTCTGTAGTTAGTACGTACCGTGATCATGTTCATGCCCTTAGCAAGGGTGTCCCTGCCCGGGAAGTGATGAGCGAGCTTTTTGGCAAAGCCACCGGTTGTTGTCGAGGGCAAGGAGGGTCTATGCATATGTTCTCTAAAGAGCATAATCTTTTAGGTGGTTTTGCCTTCATTGGGGAAGGAATTCCGGTTGCCACCGGGGCTGCTTTTACTAGCCGTTATAAGAGGGAGGTGCTTAAGGAGAATTGCGATGATGTGACGGTGGCGTTCTTTGGAGACGGGACTTGTAACAATGGCCAGTTCTTTGAGTGTTTGAACATGGCTGCATTGTGGAAATTGCCCATTATTTTTGTTGTGGAGAATAATTTGTGGGCAATCGGGATGTCCCATTTAAGGGCAACCTCAGATCCCGCGATTTGGAAGAAGGGGCCCGCTTTTGGGATGCCGGGAGTTCATGTGGATGGCATGGATGTTCTAAAGGTGAGGGAAGTGGCAAAGGAGGCTGTGGACAGGGCTAGGAGAGGGGAAGGCCCTACCTTGGTGGAATGTGAAACTTACAGGTTCCGGGGACACTCGTTGGCGGATCCGGATGAGCTTCGTGACCCCA CTGAGAAGGCTCGCTATAGTTCTCGAGATCCAATTGCAGCTTTGAAGAAGTACTTATTCGAGAACAACTTGGCCACCGAAGCTGACTTGAAGGCCATCGAGAAGAAGATAGAAGAAATGATCGACGATGCTGTTGATTTCGCTGATGAAAGCCCAGCTCCACTCCGAAGCCAACTTCTCGAAAATGTTTTTGCAGATCCAAAAGGTTTCGGAATCGCACCTGATGGTACATACAGATGTGAAGATCCCAAATTCACAGAAGGCACTGCCCAAGTctaa
- the LOC130810207 gene encoding uncharacterized protein LOC130810207 — protein sequence MQRLCRFASSLSNVVTKTLCSPSVQEVTPGRFLKWTSLGFVRTSKFASGFSPLQVKPLNSIMDLERAKNKSPEDLALIWDDFHLGRGHIGASMKTSLYRLFEQRAADCQYFVIPLWRGSGYTTMFSQVKIPHMIFTGLEDYKARGTQASPYFTVAHYTEFADSKDLVLVRGDIVFSSKLTDEEAKWLIETTQSFYVNDTRYKLVELFNKQTRDFEFKDVLQALNMPSM from the exons ATGCAAAGATTGTGTAGATTTGCATCTTCACTTTCTAATGTGGTGACCAAAACTTTATGTTCTCCTTCGGTACAAGAGGTTACACCAGGGCGTTTTCTTAAATGGACTTCATTGGGTTTTGTTCGGACTTCCAAATTTGCTTCTGGGTTTTCTCCACTGCAAGTCAAACCGTTGAATTCGATCATGGATCTCGAACGAGCTAAAAATAAGTCTCCTGAGGACCTTGCTTTAATTTGGGATGAT TTTCACTTGGGAAGAGGTCATATTGGCGCTTCCATGAAAACGAGTTTGTACCGATTATTCGAGCAAAGAGCTGCTGATTG TCAATATTTTGTCATTCCCTTGTGGAGAGGAAGTGGATATACAACCATGTTTTCCCAAG TGAAGATCCCACACATGATTTTCACCGGGCTGGAAGATTATAAAGCTCGGGGAACTCAAGCCTCCCCCTATTTCACTGTTGCACATTACACAGAATTTGCCGATAGCAAAGACTTGGTACTTGTTCGTGGTGATATAGTCTTCTCTAGCAAGCTCACCGATGAAGAGGCAAAATGGCTTATAGAGACCACTCAATCCTTTTACGTCAATGATACGAGGTACAAGTTGGTGGAACTATTCAACAAACAGACTCGTGACTTCGAGTTCAAGGATGTATTGCAAGCTCTGAATATGCCTTCAATGTAA
- the LOC130811130 gene encoding pentatricopeptide repeat-containing protein At4g01400, mitochondrial: MEKIRKMHQNLIYSCNPLLRIARQCSFYSSINPQICYQHVNPQQSSNQIRNPNPQNDLRSSSSPLIASRTRIQKLISSQSDPLLAKEIFDLASHQPNFQHSYSTYHTLILKLGNARQFSLMEKLLLQLKKLQLSTNPVLFSRLICIYGDAQMPEKALKTFYSIIDYNCKPTSKHLNDVLSVLVAQRGFIRPAFDLFRSVHNFGVTPNVKSYNILMRAFCSNDQISVAYKLFNEMFKREILPDVESYRILMQALCRKSQVTKAMDLLDDMLNKGFVPDTLSYTSLLNSLCRKKKLREAYKLLCRMKVKGCNPNLTHYNTVMLGLCREGQALNAIKVLDDMYSNGCLPNLVSYRTLVGGLIDQGMYDEARKYIEEMVSKGCSPHFSITHSLIKGLCNVGRVEDASSVLGEVLKYGEAPYIGTWEEVIPRICEVEDVCRLDRLVNEVNKVQLKPHTRILEAGAALEEYLIKKIQTKYRKKMRFSC, encoded by the coding sequence ATGGAGAAGATCAGAAAAATGCATCAAAATCTTATCTATTCTTGTAATCCTCTTCTACGAATCGCTCGTCAATGCTCCTTTTACTCTTCAATCAACCCACAAATTTGTTATCAACATGTTAACCCACAACAATCATCAAACCAAATAAGAAACCCTAATCCCCAAAATGACTTACGATCATCCTCATCACCCTTAATTGCTTCTCGAACTCGAATCCAGAAGCTAATATCTTCTCAATCAGACCCTCTTTTAGCTAAAGAAATCTTTGATTTAGCTTCTCATCAACCCAATTTCCAACATTCTTACTCCACTTACCACACTCTAATCCTCAAACTTGGAAATGCTCGTCAATTTTCCCTCATGGAAAAGCTTCTTCTACAATTAAAGAAATTGCAATTATCTACAAACCCAGTTTTGTTTTCTCGATTAATTTGCATTTACGGTGATGCCCAGATGCCAGAAAAGGCTCTTAAGACATTCTACAGTATCATTGATTACAATTGTAAACCGACATCAAAACACCTAAATGATGTTTTAAGTGTACTTGTAGCTCAACGTGGGTTTATTAGACCTGCTTTTGATCTTTTTAGGAGTGTCCATAATTTTGGAGTAACCCCAAATGTGAAATCTTACAATATTTTGATGAGGGCATTTTGCAGTAATGATCAAATTAGTGTTGCATACAAGCTGTTCAATGAAATGTTTAAAAGAGAAATTTTGCCCGATGTTGAATCTTACAGGATTTTGATGCAGGCATTGTGTAGAAAAAGTCAGGTGACTAAAGCTATGGATTTGTTGGATGATATGCTAAACAAAGGTTTTGTGCCAGATACATTGAGCTATACTAGTTTATTGAACAGTCTGTGCAGGAAAAAGAAGCTAAGGGAGGCTTATAAGCTGCTATGTAGAATGAAAGTTAAAGGGTGTAATCCAAATCTTACACATTataatactgttatgctcggtTTGTGTCGGGAGGGGCAAGCACTCAATGCTATTAAGGTTTTAGATGATATGTATTCTAATGGGTGTTTGCCAAATTTGGTGTCATATAGGACATTAGTTGGTGGATTAATTGATCAAGGGATGTATGATGAGGCGAGGAAGTATATAGAGGAAATGGTTTCGAAAGGTTGTTCGCCACATTTTTCGATTACTCATTCGTTGATCAAGGGTTTGTGTAATGTTGGTAGAGTAGAGGATGCATCTAGTGTGCTTGGAGAAGTTTTGAAGTATGGTGAAGCACCATATATTGGAACATGGGAAGAAGTTATACCTAGGATTTGTGAGGTAGAGGATGTATGTAGATTGGATAGGTTAGTGAATGAGGTGAATAAGGTGCAGTTAAAACCTCATACAAGAATATTAGAGGCAGGTGCAGCCTTAGAGGAGTATTTGATCAAGAAGATACAAACTAAATACAGGAAAAAAATGAGGTTTTCTTGTTAA